A stretch of Gossypium hirsutum isolate 1008001.06 chromosome A06, Gossypium_hirsutum_v2.1, whole genome shotgun sequence DNA encodes these proteins:
- the LOC107963189 gene encoding uncharacterized protein, which produces MSERSNKNKATQLDFGVSIRPTTSVGSVQNALKPKCKYCGKYHPSECRSKAGACYKCRAIDHFIRSKKQKEKQLATSQRSRHSSQNNATGTAHSSMKDFTTQSEATAPARSYAIRAREKAMAPSVIVGTFYLFDVIVYTLFDPGSTHFYVCTTLVTEKKFPVESTDYDIQVTNPLGQSVIVNLLCQNCPGCEFPTNLMLLPF; this is translated from the coding sequence ATGTCGGAACGATCAAATAAGAATAAGGCGACTCAACTTGATTTCGGGGTATCTATTAGACCTACTACTAGTGTGGGCAGTGTACAAAATGCTCTTAAGCCCAAATGCAAATATTGTGGAAAATATCATCCTAGTGAATGTAGAAGCAAAGCAGGGGCTTGTTACAAATGCAGAGCCATTGACCATTTTATTCGAAGCAAAAAGCAAAAAGAGAAACAGTTGGCCACTTCTCAACGAAGTAGACATTCAAGCCAAAATAATGCTACTGGAACAGCTCATTCGAGTATGAAAGATTTTACTACCCAGTCAGAGGCTACGGCACCTGCACGTAGTTATGCCATCCGAGCGAGAGAAAAAGCTATGGCTCCAAGCGTAATAGTTGGTACATTTTATCTTTTTGATGTTATTGTATATACATTGTTTGACCCTGGGTCCACGCATTTTTATGTTTGCACTACATTagtaacagaaaagaaatttcctgttgagtctactgattatGATATTCAAGTCACTAATCCATTAGGCCAAAGTGTGATAGTTAATTTACTCTGTCAAAATTGTCCAGGCTGTGAATTCCCTACtaatttgatgttgctacccttttag